In Antechinus flavipes isolate AdamAnt ecotype Samford, QLD, Australia chromosome 3, AdamAnt_v2, whole genome shotgun sequence, a genomic segment contains:
- the LOC127555248 gene encoding T-cell ecto-ADP-ribosyltransferase 2-like yields the protein MKNTMVISIVTVLMFQLIISGESLELQNYQMSFEHNSFDDQYRGCEKTMNIKAIELLKEERAKNPEFNKVWEKAENHWKNMSPDKKKMDKMFEIAVIAYTLEDYQMYQIFNQAVKGCCESLESYVKNFHFKAFHFYLTRAIQTLERSCRKVYRGVKVKVYPDRKGKMRFGQFASASKNVNVAKNFSGNLGTIYYVNTCEGASIEHLSNDPKQEEVLIPPYEEFDVTKFSEDAKGITMVHLTSKRKSSKYNCALVGSGNKATVPGQLTTILFSGVFILVFQAHSQTLTGF from the exons gaATCACTGGAACTGCAAAATTATCAAATGAGCTTTGAACACAATTCTTTTGATGACCAATATAGGGGCTGTGAAAAGACCATGAATATAAAGGCAATAGAgctcttaaaagaagaaagggcAAAAAACCCAGAATTCAATAAAGTTTGGGAAAAAGCAgaaaatcattggaaaaatatgtctcctgacaaaaaaaaaatggacaagatGTTTGAAATTGCTGTCATTGCTTATACATTGGAAGACTATCAGATGTATCAAATCTTTAATCAAGCAGTGAAAGGATGCTGTGAGTCCCTGGAGTCTTATGTGAAAAACTTCCATTTCAAAGCTTTCCATTTCTATCTCACCAGGGCTATTCAAACCCTGGAAAGATCCTGCAGAAAGGTTTATAGAGGGGTCAAAGTGAAGGTGTACCctgataggaaaggaaaaatgcgCTTTGGTCAATTTGCTTCAGCCTCTAAGAATGTAAATGTAgccaaaaatttctcaggtaactTAGGGACCATCTACTATGTGAACACATGTGAGGGAGCTTCCATTGAACATTTATCCAATGATCCTAAACAAGAGGAGGTGCTGATCCCCCCATATGAAGAGTTTGATGTCACTAAGTTCTCTGAAGATGCCAAAGGCATTACAATGGTTCATCTAACTAGTAAAAGAAAATCTAGCAAGTATAACTGTGCCTTAGTAG GTTCTGGTAATAAGGCAACCGTCCCTGGACAACTTACAACCATCTTATTCTCTGGAGTCTTCATCCTAGTCTTCCAAGCTCATTCTCAGACCTTGACAGGATTCTAG